Part of the Sorghum bicolor cultivar BTx623 chromosome 1, Sorghum_bicolor_NCBIv3, whole genome shotgun sequence genome, AAGATGTATTTGTGAAAGTAAAGTAAAACTCCagttttgggccttgtttagttcctaaaaaattttgtaaaaatttctagattctccatcgcatcgaatcttgaggcatatgtatggaacattaaatatagaaaaagaagaactaattacacagtgtaatttacgagacaaatcttttaagtatacttaattcataattggacaatatttgtcaaatacaaatgaaagtgttacaatgttcattttgccaaaaattttgtaactaaacaaggcccaaaaatGAAAACGAGGTCGTATTTGCAAGATTCGTACTCTGCTCGTCCGGGCACCGTCACAAACAAAAAGTCAGGGGCCCGGCCGCAAAATCCCGTCTCCTCCACTCCATCCCCGTCGGCCGTCGCCGCGAATACACTTGGCTTTGCGCCTCCACCTTGCTCTAGGCTCCCACGGTCCCACCCATGGCGGAGCCACCGTCGACACCGCCTCCATCGCAGCCGCAATTGAAGCTATTCAACTCGATGACTAAGGCGAAGGAGCCCTTCCAGCCGCGCGTGGAGGGCAAGGTCGGCATGTACGTCTGCGGCGTTACGCCCTACGACTTCAGCCACGTCGGCCACGCCCGCGCCTACGTCGCCTTCGACGTGCTGTACAGGTATCAGTCCCCTCGGATCTGGCGCCCCTCTGTCTTCCTAGATACGCAATTGGCGGGGATCGGTTTCTGTGACGGGATGCCTTTACTTCGGCGTGAACTGATATATGGACATGTGTTGCTGTGTTGGTTTATGGGACTGAGTAACTATTGGCCTCCAGCACTATTTTTTTTATCAGCATAAATTACTCCAATATATTCAACACGCGATCTGCCTAACTCGAACGTGTTGAGATCGCTAATGGCATGGTAGTGATACAGCAGTTCTGTTATTGTTCAAATCAAACTGTTCAATGCACCAGAAATTTTTTCATGTATTAAGGTTGAATTAGAACTGTGTTATTATTGTTCAAATCAAACTGTTCTAATTTTTCTTCTTATGCTTTGATAAAATAACCGGCTGTATTTCTTTGCAGATATCTTAAATTCTTGGGTTATGAAGTTGAATATGTGCGTAATTTTACGGACATGATGATAAGGTAATAAATGGCCAGATCATTTTAGCAGTACTCTTTAATAATTGATAAACAAAGGAGAATTTTTCGTATTTATACTTATTTGTTGTGTGTTCAACAGCTTCCCTTTTAACAAAGGAGGGCATTACCTATTTTTTTGCAATGGAAAGATAAAAAATGAATCGATTGTTATCACCCGTGTCAAAGTTGCCCTCTATATGTGTGCATCTTTCAAAGAGGAATCTTAGGTTTATTATGGTGTGGTTTTTATCTTTCTccaatctaaggccttgtttagttcactccaaaaaccaaaaagttttcaagattccccgtcacatcgaatcttgcggcacatgcatgaagtattaaatatagacgaaaacaaaaactaattacacagtttagctgtaaatcgcgagatgaatcttttgatcttagttagtctatgattggataatatttgtcataaacaaacgaaagtgctacagtatcgaaatccgaaatcttttcggaactaaacaaggagtAGTGTATAGGCAGGGGCGAAGTGCCTTGGAGGAGAAACTTGgtgtctcccccccccccccctatcTGTACTGAAGAAAAGATCATGAAAAGCAGTGCATGCATGTCTTGGAATTAGCCCCTCCTTGGTTTCTGTTCACCCTCCCCCGCTGTGTATAGGAATTGCATTGTGCTATAAATTTACCCTTTATATTCAGATGCTCTCTAGTGTGTGTATATTTGCTGTATATTGTCCTGTATTTTAATGCTATATAGTGACTCCAGATATTGTTTTCATTGTACAGATTATTAGGCGTGCCAATGAAGCTGGTGAAACACATGCAAGTTTGAGTAGCCGGTTTATCAATGAATTCCTTCTTGATATGGCTGCGCTCCAGTGCTTGCCTCCTACACGTGAGCCACGTGTAACAGAACACATTGAGCATATTATAGAATTGATAACCAAGGTATATTCAAGTATTGCGGTAAACAGTACCAATCGGTAGCCTAACTGTTTATGCTACTGTGCATCTGTTGTGAACAGATGAAACACTGATGATTACACTAACTCATCGCCTTAAAATTTAGTGCAGAACTAAAACCATATCCTTGTGCATCATCTCTGCTTCCAGCATAGTGAAAAGTTATGCTTAACTTGCTCTATATTACACTGGTCCTACAAAATTGCACTGTGAATTGTGATCCCTTTTATCTCTTGTATTGCAAGAAATTTTTCACTCAGCAATTACAATTATTTCTGCTCTGTATCTGTTTCTGAACAGATAATACAGAATGGGCATGGCTATGCTATAGAAGGGGATGTTTACTTTTCTGTTGATAGTTTCCCTGAATATCTCCTTCTATCTGGAAGAAAGTTGGATCAAAATCGTGCTGGTGAACGTGTCGCTGTCGATACAAGAAAGCGTAATCCTGCAGATTTTGCCCTGTGGAAGGTAATTTTGATGCAATGATATTTCTATCTTAGGAATCATTTCATACAAACCACCATTTGAAGTGCACCTTCCATCCATACTACCAGTATGTGACAATGATATGTAGGACCTTAGGCCACATGTTATTGTTACATGGCCTGGTGGTATAGTGAAAGGTGCACTGAAACGGTGGCATGAATGAAATTTACACTTTAACTTTTGTGTCTGTCCactttcttctcattcttagtGGATCACTGTGTTCAGTCTGCCAAGGAGGGTGAGCCCTCCTGGGAAAGTCCTTGGGGGCATGGAAGACCAGGATGGCATATTGAATGCAGTGCAATGAGTGCTCACTATTTAGGACATGTGTTTGATATTCATGGTGGAGGGAGAGATTTGATTTTTCCTCACCATGAAAATGAACTTGCACAAAGCCGAGCGGCTTATCCAGAGAGTGAGGTCATATGCTGGATGCATAATGGCTTTGTGAACAAGGATGACCAGAAAATGTCAAAATCAGAGAATAACTTCTTCACTATCAGAGATGTATGGGGTGAACACATGGTTATTTTTAGCATTTTCTCTGGCTTTGTTTTACTGTTTGGTTACTCTTCAGACCTAACAATTATTTCCTTTCAGATTATTTCTCTATACCACCCGATGGCTTTACGCTATTTCCTGATACGGACACATTATAGATCTGATGTGAATCATTCTGATAAAGCAATTGAGAAAGCATCAGATCGTGTGTACTATATTTATAAGGTGCTTGAGTAAAGTTCAAATATTGGTTTGACAGTATCCAACCAGTTTGTTGGTTATGGGAATTAATCATCTTTTTTGTCTAAATTTTCTCATTGTGAATTCCATGTAGACATTGTATGACTGTGAGGAAATGTTATCTAAATATCATGAAGAGGGCATCTCTGTTCCAGTCCCAGCTGAGGAGCAAAATCTGGTCAACAGACACCGTAAAGCTTTCTTGGACAATATGTCGGATGATCTTAAAACCACAGATGTTCTGGATGGTGAGGATGGCCTCACGGATCTGCTGAAGGCCATTAACAGCAATATGAATGATTTGAAGGTATGTTGGTACTGTTTCTTGCTACCATGTTCCAAGGTTTGAATTTTTAggaattgtatgtagcattatcCTTTTTATTTGGATTTCGTGGTTGATATGACACCTTTTATACTTTCAGAAGCTGCAACAAAAACTAGAGCAACAGCAGaagaagcagcagcagaaaaAGCAACAACAGAAGCAACAGCAAACACAGAAACAACCTGAAGATTACATTCAAGGTCTTATCGCTCTGGAGACAGAAATTAAAGATAAACTATCAGTACTTGGTCTGatgccaccttcatctttgtCAGAGGTACTAAAGCCACTGTCTGTCTATAACTAAATATAATCCAACTATGCTGTCCAATTATGATTACTACATGTTTCAAGATCAAACTTTGATTTAACAGGTACTGAATCAATTGAAGGACAAAGCATTAAAGCGAGCAAATTTGACTGAAGAGCAATTGCAAGAGCAGATTGAGCAGAGAACTGTTGCGAGGAAGAACAAGCAGTTTGAGGTGTCTGACGAAATCAGGAAACATCTTGCTACTCTAGGCATTTCCCTTATGGATGAACCCACTGGTACATCATGGAGACCGTGCGAACCAGATCGGCCTGAAGAGTCAGGATCTGTAACTAGTGATAGTGTACCTGGAAAATTTAATAAAAGCTCAGACCCGGCTGAAGAGTCAggatctattactactaacgcGGTAACTGAAACATTAGCCGATGCTCAGGTGCCACCTTAGGCTGATCAGCTTGATATTCTTTAGAGGTTGTTTGGCCTGTTAAAACCTGTGTTTCTGGTTGTGTAAGAAGGGCTCCCCGTATACTGGACACATTTGGACGAGTTGTGTTCTCCATTTATAGATATAAAAATCCGGCAAAACCATTGTGGGGCATTCCTAACGTAGAAACCGACATTAATAATATTGGcatctaagcattttgctgatgtagcAAGGtaattattgaagagagagagagagagcaaaaaacaaaaatcatagaaactggatCTAAGTTAAAAAACTATGTCTACATAAGAACCAAGACATGAAAGATTATGATTGGTGCAGAATAAAGAGAATTCATATGATGaaataaaaattattttatagaaaatattcaTTAGGACTATGGTTTATATATAGTGTTATATTAGGACGCAACTTACGACTTATAGACCAGTAGCACCAGCGAATTGGGTTTCAGATATAGAATTTTCTCTCTGCTTTTTGCCCCTACCAATTCAATCATGGCCTTCCTGTCCTCCGGCGACGGCGACAAGCCGACAGCCGCCTTGTCGTCGCGAATGGACTTAGGCTCCTGAGGAAAACAAAAATCTTGGTGGGAATGGGATGGAAACGACCATAGCATCAAGCCGGCCATCAACCATCGCCCTCTCCTCGTTGCCGGCCTCTCGGCTCTCGCCAAGTCGCCCAGATCCTCGTGGTGCGGAAGGTGGTGCTAGCCTGCAGCTTGCTGTCGTAGCGGAAAGGTCGCCGCGCGCCGCCACCGCTAAACAACTCCAGCACGTCAACGCTCTTGCTCGTCAACTCACCAATCACGCTCGATCGACCTTTACACACACATGCAGTCACAGAGCTCTTGCACCAATCACAATTCGATCTTACACCAATCACAGATCGATAAACTCGTGACAAGAAGAGAGCTAGAAAGATAGAGTTTCGTTCAAAAGCGTTACAGAGAACTCTTCGGGATAGCCAAGAATTAGACTTGCCTACAGCTCCTCCAACAGCCAATAACACATCAGCAAGCTCCTACTTTCTTGCTACTCACTGCATCATCCTCTGATTCTGCGGCGGCAGCCTCCAGCTCCACTCAAGCTGACACACTAGCTCACACTCTGCGGCAGGGATGATCTTGGCGCCTATCCAACGACGCCGGAGCTGCCACAACCGATGCCATTGATTCGGATATGCATGCAGCGAACACTCATACATGGAGCCTTCAGAGACACCATGGTAGAGAGCAGGAAGGAGGTGGCCTCTTTCTTGATTTCTTCAAGCTTGTCCTCTCCCAGACGAAGTCAGAGGTGATAGCGGCATCGTCCACTTCTTATTGGTTCAGAGGCAAACCAGGGGAGGGAGAGGAGCGAGGGAGGGTTACACATCACTAGCTCAATTTAAGGGCCGGCGACACGTCACGTCATCTACTGTACCTGAATCAGGTATTCAGGTATTGAGCACATAAGCAACATGCATGCGTGCAGTAATCTTGTTTAGCACCAAACTTCGCCAGTAGCTCATGCTTCTCGGAGTTGCCAAAGCAACGACTGCTCTCCCTACACACGTCACGTTGGCCTCTGGTTGTCATTCTCCTCCAGCTCCTCCTCCACATCCTGGACCAGCCCTGAGCGTGTCAGTGTCAGCGTGCTCGAGCTGCTCTCGCTCATTTCCTCTCCCTTACAtccctcctgctcctcctctccCTGAGCGGCCTCCCTTCGCTTGGCAAAGATGGCAAGGACCATGTGATGCAAGGCTCAACACAAGATGATTGATGGATGGATGAAGTTCGAAGGATGGAAAACAAAGACAAGGAAAAGGTGATATATTAGAGAAGAATGAACAGCCAGACTGATAGGATAAATAGATAATCATACtataaaaaaatacaatttatttttaagatggttatctagtgccactagatgagATTTAACCTTACATGTACATTGAGTGGTGTGGTGAAGTGCAAGTGAAAACCattgaaaatgttttgaaattTTTAACTCGGGCCATCTCGTGATTTTTTTTAGCTAGCAATTTCAAAAGGTTTGAAAAGAGGAGCTTGATGGGCTATTTTTATAGCCACCAAAGCCCTCCGGTGGACAATGGAGTGCACCTATCTAAGCTTAGGTGTTGTGGAGTTTGATCGTTCGTTGAAGACCTTCGGTTAGAGCATAGCCTTAGAACCCTGTTAAATGTCCAGTGCAAATCTAAACTTGTCGTCCAACCCACTAGCACCCACCCACAACTTTGGAGACGTTGACGAACACCATAAATCGGGCCCGTTCCCTTAATTTTAGGGACACAGGCGCCCCACATCTATAGAGTTTATTCTCTTCAGAGATCATCCTATGTCTCCTATCTTCTCCAAAGTTCACCAAACCAAACACCACAACAGATAAGCTCGCTCTATATCTTTCACATTGTCCCTTGAATCACGCTTAGAATAGAAGCTCGGGCATTGCTAAATATGGATGTGTTAGAATCTGAGTTCGCATGATTAATAAGAGAGATAAAATGTTTTCCACATGCCATCTTCCTCTGAAGAAATTATATATGACGAACGTCAAACTTAGAGGATGTTGCTTCAAACCAGGGCGAAACTACGGTATGTTACGGGGGTCCGCCGACCCCGACGGTTTTTGTAAATCCTTTGTAGATTAAGActttagttagttcataatcctAATAAAACACCATATTGCACCAGCTTTCTCTAATTGACCCCGGTAACTCTATTTTCTAGATTCGCTGCTGCTTCAAACAGTTACACAGGATAGCCCGCATATCCACCAATGACTCACAATTCATTTGATCAAAACAATAGAAGGCTCCACATGTTGGAAAGGATCACTAAGCAATTTGGTGCCAGATAGACAATATTTAGTCCTATTTGATCACTCCTTCCAACTCCGGCTTTGTCCTACCGTAGCCAAGGAACTAGAGCCGGAGGAGATGGGCTTCTCCTGGATCTATTTCAtttagaggagagagagagagagaggactttGATAAATTGTGCATGAGTTGGAGGAGCCAGAGCCACTAAACCCTTCTAAATGGCCTCTTAATGTGACGTATAAGATTAGAGTTGCATTGTTCAGCTTGCTAAAATTTGGCTGCTCATGCTGGTTTGTTGTTAGAGAAAAGCATTAGTGTTATATGATGCCCGGTGTTCTCCTGTGCTCCCCTTTTCCATCTCGGTTTTTTAAATGAACCAATCTTAAGGACTAAATACATATAGAAATACTAATATTTTTATACTAGAAAAGTATGATTAAACGAATCATGTGATATAGTCTTTAATAAAATTATTCAGATATACAAATAacgattttattttttataaacctAGTCTAC contains:
- the LOC8085498 gene encoding LOW QUALITY PROTEIN: cysteine--tRNA ligase 2, cytoplasmic (The sequence of the model RefSeq protein was modified relative to this genomic sequence to represent the inferred CDS: inserted 1 base in 1 codon), coding for MAEPPSTPPPSQPQLKLFNSMTKAKEPFQPRVEGKVGMYVCGVTPYDFSHVGHARAYVAFDVLYRYLKFLGYEVEYVRNFTDXDDKIIRRANEAGETHASLSSRFINEFLLDMAALQCLPPTREPRVTEHIEHIIELITKIIQNGHGYAIEGDVYFSVDSFPEYLLLSGRKLDQNRAGERVAVDTRKRNPADFALWKSAKEGEPSWESPWGHGRPGWHIECSAMSAHYLGHVFDIHGGGRDLIFPHHENELAQSRAAYPESEVICWMHNGFVNKDDQKMSKSENNFFTIRDIISLYHPMALRYFLIRTHYRSDVNHSDKAIEKASDRVYYIYKTLYDCEEMLSKYHEEGISVPVPAEEQNLVNRHRKAFLDNMSDDLKTTDVLDGEDGLTDLLKAINSNMNDLKKLQQKLEQQQKKQQQKKQQQKQQQTQKQPEDYIQGLIALETEIKDKLSVLGLMPPSSLSEVLNQLKDKALKRANLTEEQLQEQIEQRTVARKNKQFEVSDEIRKHLATLGISLMDEPTGTSWRPCEPDRPEESGSVTSDSVPGKFNKSSDPAEESGSITTNAVTETLADAQVPP